The Petrocella atlantisensis genome has a window encoding:
- the pknB gene encoding Stk1 family PASTA domain-containing Ser/Thr kinase, producing the protein MIQLGALINERYTIEEKIGSGGMSIVYKAKDIKLGRTVAIKILRDDYVYDDEFVGKFKVEAQAAASLSHVNIVNIYDVGNEKKTHFIVMEYLDGITLKEYIKTKGKLSNEETLRISACIASALDCAHTNHIFHRDIKPQNIIITKDGRVKVADFGIARIATGATIPAADMASGSVHYIPPEQAKSGYSNERSDIYSLGITMFEMITGSVPFTADSAVSVALKQIHDDLPNVKELNPEVDQNLEQIIIKATQKKPELRYHSSEALLIDLKKATSFPTESFVELNAYDADSPTMVLNNTQMRQIRSANDIEATSKPKVEKMVAVGAIISAIVMTLLILAFLFSIFRDSLMPVEITMPSLEHIPYSEAEVILEDLSLTLEVASSAYSDTHDKDTIISQDPIEGTIVGKEANIKVVLSLGVESFEVPDVMELNYDVAKDLLEDANFEGVISQEYNENIPVGVVFEQDPEFGTMMEKGSQVKLKVSLGKEDVFVVVPDVRRKSLDEAKALLSGAGLKVGPNISESYNDEIVEGQVIAMTVMPGTTVKEGYEVDLTISLGKEIRPVTKNITINNVLEQDEDSGIISVLLIKAGVSEEVFNKVVYHSDFDTPLNVPVTGLGSATIEVYKNGSLEYTQKLDFTEERAE; encoded by the coding sequence ATGATCCAACTTGGCGCACTTATAAATGAACGTTATACAATCGAGGAAAAAATCGGTTCCGGTGGTATGTCCATCGTTTATAAAGCAAAAGATATCAAGCTGGGACGTACGGTAGCTATTAAGATTTTGAGAGATGATTATGTGTATGATGATGAATTTGTCGGGAAATTCAAAGTAGAAGCTCAGGCTGCCGCTAGTTTATCTCATGTCAACATTGTCAATATATATGACGTCGGTAATGAGAAAAAAACACATTTTATAGTTATGGAGTATTTAGATGGTATTACACTTAAAGAATACATCAAGACCAAAGGCAAATTAAGCAACGAAGAGACATTGCGTATAAGTGCCTGCATCGCCTCAGCTTTGGATTGTGCCCATACCAACCATATATTTCATCGGGATATCAAACCTCAGAACATCATTATAACAAAGGATGGACGGGTGAAGGTAGCTGATTTTGGCATTGCCAGAATTGCCACAGGTGCGACGATACCCGCAGCAGATATGGCTTCCGGATCGGTGCATTATATACCACCGGAGCAGGCGAAGAGTGGTTATTCAAATGAAAGAAGTGATATTTACTCCTTGGGTATCACCATGTTTGAAATGATCACCGGGTCTGTACCTTTTACAGCTGATTCAGCAGTATCGGTTGCTTTAAAGCAGATACATGATGATCTACCGAATGTAAAAGAGCTTAATCCAGAAGTAGACCAAAATCTAGAGCAGATTATTATAAAAGCAACTCAGAAAAAGCCCGAGTTAAGATACCACTCCTCAGAAGCATTGCTTATTGACTTGAAAAAAGCGACAAGTTTTCCTACAGAAAGTTTTGTGGAGCTTAATGCCTATGATGCGGATTCTCCAACTATGGTATTGAACAACACGCAAATGCGACAGATTCGGAGCGCCAATGATATAGAAGCGACATCAAAGCCCAAAGTTGAAAAAATGGTTGCCGTTGGAGCTATTATTTCAGCTATTGTTATGACCTTATTGATTCTTGCATTTCTTTTTAGTATTTTTAGAGATAGCCTTATGCCGGTAGAAATTACCATGCCAAGTCTAGAACACATACCTTATAGTGAAGCCGAAGTTATACTTGAGGATCTGTCTTTAACATTAGAGGTAGCATCAAGTGCGTATTCGGATACACATGATAAAGATACAATTATCAGTCAAGATCCAATTGAGGGTACCATTGTTGGCAAAGAAGCTAATATTAAAGTCGTTCTTTCCCTAGGTGTTGAATCATTCGAAGTTCCGGACGTGATGGAATTGAACTATGATGTCGCAAAGGATTTATTGGAGGATGCTAACTTTGAAGGTGTAATCTCACAGGAATACAATGAGAATATACCGGTTGGCGTCGTTTTTGAACAAGATCCTGAGTTTGGAACGATGATGGAAAAAGGAAGCCAAGTCAAGTTAAAAGTTAGTCTTGGAAAAGAAGATGTTTTTGTGGTCGTACCTGATGTTAGAAGAAAATCACTAGATGAAGCCAAAGCTCTATTAAGCGGGGCAGGCTTGAAGGTTGGCCCAAACATATCTGAATCCTATAACGACGAGATTGTTGAAGGTCAAGTTATAGCGATGACAGTCATGCCCGGTACCACAGTGAAAGAAGGCTATGAAGTAGATTTAACCATTAGTCTTGGTAAGGAAATTAGACCTGTAACAAAAAACATTACCATCAACAATGTTCTTGAACAAGATGAAGATTCAGGGATTATTTCAGTTTTGTTAATCAAAGCGGGCGTTTCAGAAGAAGTCTTTAATAAAGTGGTGTATCATTCAGATTTTGACACGCCATTAAATGTGCCTGTGACAGGTCTTGGTTCTGCCACCATTGAAGTCTATAAAAATGGCAGTCTTGAATATACTCAGAAGTTAGATTTTACTGAGGAGCGTGCAGAGTGA
- the rsgA gene encoding ribosome small subunit-dependent GTPase A, with protein MIGKIIKGIAGFYYVHVPHKGIFECKARGIFRKENIKPLIGDNVEIAILDEEHKKGNIETILDRKNQLERPTVANIDQAVIVFAVAYPEPNYNLLDRFLVMIEEKGIEAIICFNKIDILTKEQVGSIKAIYEKTGYKVFATSSIEERGIEALKDALYDKTTVFAGPSGVGKSSILNLIQSEILLETGIVSDKIGRGKHTTRHADLICFHENSYVVDTPGFSSLDIDHLSEEDIKLYFKEFSRYEPYCKFKGCNHLNEPICGIKDAVKDGDISASRYTSYKQLIDELKDIRRW; from the coding sequence GTGATAGGTAAAATTATAAAAGGTATTGCAGGTTTTTACTATGTTCATGTACCACACAAGGGTATTTTTGAATGTAAGGCGAGAGGTATTTTCAGAAAAGAGAACATTAAACCCTTAATTGGCGATAATGTTGAGATTGCTATATTGGATGAAGAGCACAAAAAAGGCAACATTGAGACCATTCTTGACAGAAAAAATCAATTGGAACGACCGACGGTTGCCAATATTGACCAAGCAGTCATTGTTTTTGCTGTTGCCTATCCTGAACCCAATTACAATCTATTGGATCGTTTTCTTGTCATGATTGAAGAAAAAGGGATAGAAGCCATTATTTGCTTTAATAAAATAGACATACTCACCAAAGAACAAGTAGGATCCATTAAAGCCATATATGAAAAAACCGGTTATAAGGTTTTTGCCACAAGTTCCATTGAAGAAAGAGGCATAGAGGCATTGAAGGATGCTTTATATGATAAAACAACTGTATTTGCCGGTCCTTCTGGCGTCGGAAAATCCTCAATACTTAATCTGATACAGAGTGAAATACTCTTGGAAACGGGTATTGTTAGTGATAAGATCGGCCGAGGCAAGCATACAACCCGACATGCGGATTTAATCTGTTTTCACGAAAATAGTTATGTCGTCGATACACCGGGTTTTTCTTCTTTAGATATTGACCATTTATCTGAGGAAGATATAAAGCTTTATTTTAAGGAGTTCTCCAGATATGAACCTTATTGTAAGTTCAAAGGTTGTAATCATTTAAATGAACCTATTTGCGGCATTAAAGATGCTGTCAAAGATGGTGATATATCCGCTAGTCGTTACACCAGTTACAAGCAGCTCATAGATGAATTAAAAGACATAAGGAGATGGTAA